The Bacillus sp. F19 DNA segment TATTCTTGCCAGAGATGCCTTTCAATCAATTTCTGATGATTTTGGCTCTCCGTACATTGGCTTAGGAATGGGCAATTTTCACAAACCTTCGGATCGGAAGAGTATTGTCTGTATCCTTTTTTCGTAGTAGTTCTGTAAGGAAGCACTTGATCGTGCGGGCATATGTAACAATCAAAATGTTCGTCATACACATAATCACTTTTCTTGAAAAATCCATCTTTTGTTTTTGGCCGTGTATAAGGAAAAACCGGACGAATTTCTTTTTCGTTCAAATAGTGAGCAAGAGCAGGGTTCTTGTAAGCAGCATCGGCAGCAACAGCAACAGGTTTCTTGTGAAGCTCAGTTACTGATCAAGTAGAGGCTCGAATATTGCACTGTCGTGCACGTTACCAGGCGTAACGATTGTCCCCAGAACAAATCCTTTTTCGTCAGAGGCTGTGTGAAATGAGTAAGCGAACTGTTTTGTTCTTTCATCTTTTACGTAATAGCCACTTTCCGGATCCGTCGTACTTTCTTTAATCACTTTCTCTTCCGGTTCAAATTTATCTGGGGGAAAAGGCTTTTTTCCGTTTTCTTCGCGGTCTAGATTGAGTTCGTTTTGGAGCCTTTCCTCATATGATTTCGTTTCTTTTCGTACGATCTTTTTCTGATACTTTCGTTTATTAGCACTAGCCTTTACGTGAGTTGAATCAATAAATACCTGTTCTCCATTGACCAGTTTCTTATCAATCGCCTCTTTTAAGATGCGGTAAAATATCTGCTCAAACAGATCTGTATCCTTAAAGCGCCGTTCATAGTTTTACCGAATGTTGAGAAGTGGGGCACCTTGTCATGAAAACCAAAACCCAAAAACCAACGGTAGGCTAAGTTGGTTTCAATCTCTTCAATGGTTCTTCTCATGGATCGAATACCGAAAAGGTATTGGATGAAGGTCATTTTAATCAATATGACCGGATCAATACTTGGACGACCTCGATCTGCGGAATAGACTTTCTCTACTAATGGATAGATGAAAGAAAAATCGAGAGCTTGTTCAATTTTACGGACTAAGTGATCTTCCGGCACCAACTGTTCAAGTGTAATCATTTCTAGTTGATCGCGATTCATTTGATTATTTTTAGACAACATCCAAATCACCTCTGTATTGTTCTATTTTCATTATATAAAAAAACTGCCGACAAATCCCCCAAAAAGGGGGGATTTGTCGACAGTCTGAAGCTTGTATGATTTCATACAAGCTTTTTTTATGTCTGATTAATTCAATACTTGATTCTTTCGTACCATCGACTTTGATGGTTCTAATCGCATTCCGATATTCAGAATACGGTCCAGCTGCTGGCTTGCTTTTATGGTAGTGATGGAACTAGGTCCGTCTATTTTGGCGCTTTCAAACATTTCCTTCCGATATTTCTCAATAAGAATATCCATCATGTTCAAGAGAATCACCTCACATTTCATGCAAAATATCCGTGACTAGTTTATATATTGTCATGTTATTTCTGTTTTAAACAGCTTTGATCATTTTAAAAAACATTTATAAAGAAGTCAGCTTTTTAAGCAGACTTCGAAATTCTTGATTCAATCTCTCGAAATCTTCCCGCGAAAGTCCGCTTGTTTTCAGCATGA contains these protein-coding regions:
- a CDS encoding aspartyl-phosphate phosphatase Spo0E family protein; this translates as MMDILIEKYRKEMFESAKIDGPSSITTIKASQQLDRILNIGMRLEPSKSMVRKNQVLN